The region CAATTTGTTACAGTTTCACCTGATGAAACAGCTTTTGATGAGCCAATGACCATTTTAACTTTCTGAATTATTTGTCTGATGCCCTAGTTTCTTTTGGATATAAATTCATGCTGCCTTATTTAAAACGGCATGGCAATACCGTAACCATATAATTTGATTATACCATAGGAAATTTAAATTTGTATAAAAATCATTGGAAATTTTCATACTACCCGGCCGGAATGAATAAGTGTTAAGGAAAGCGTTCAGGAGCTGATCCTATGATACATGGCATACATGAACTGGTGTGGGGACCGTGGCTTTTGGTTTTGTTTCTGGGAACCGGAGTCTTTTTTACAGTAAAATCCGGGTTTTTCCAGATCCGGAAATTCCCCTTTTGGTGGAAACAGACCATTGGCAGCATACAGGAGGAGGAAGCAGAGGACAAAGGGGATGTGACAAAATTCCAGACAGCCTGTACGGCTCTGGCGGCTACCATTGGAACGGGAAACATAGCCGGTGTTGCCACCGCCTTAACAGCCGGCGGACCAGGAGCCTTATTCTGGATGTGGGTTTCTGCAGCAATCGGTATGATGACCGGCTATGCGGAGACAATGCTTGGGATCCGCTACCGCTACAGGGACCGAAACGGTGCCTGGATTTGCGGGCCTATGGTTTATTTGGAACGGGGGCTTAAGCTCCCGGTGCTTGGTATGATATACAGCTTTCTCTGCATCATGGTTTCCCTTGGAATGGGAAGCATGGTGCAGTCCAATTCCATTGCGGAAACTCTGGAATACTCCTTTGGCATTTCTCCGGTTCCCGTAGGGATTCTGCTTACCGGGATCGTATTCATGGTGGTATTGGGAGGAATTGCAAGGATCGCCTTTGTGTCTGAACGGCTCATTCCCATCTCTGCCGGTGCCTACATGCTGTTTTCCATGGTAGTGATCATGTCCTGCTACGACAGGATCCCATACATAGTTCAGTGTATTTTTCAGGATGCCTTCCGTCCTGTATCGGTTTTTTCCGGTGCCGCAGGCTATCAGATCAGCAAAAGCCTGCAATACGGCGTATCCAGAGGAGTATTTTCCAATGAGGCAGGGCTTGGAAGCATGGCGGTTCTTCACGGAGCGGCAGAGGATACCACACCGGAACAACAGGGAATGTGGGCTATGTTTGAGGTATTTTTTGATACTATTTTGATCTGTACCATGACAGCTTTTGTGATCCTGTGTATGACAGAAGGGGATGCGGCAGGTTCCGGCTATGACGGAGCGGCCTTGACTGCCTTCTGTTTTTCGAAACGTTTGGGGCCCATTGGGGAATATGTGGTGTCAGGCGCCATGCTGGTATTTGCCTTTGCAACGATCATTGCTTGGTATTATCTGGGACGTCAGGCAGCCGTATACCTGGCGGAGAGTTTGAAACAGCGGGGCTCCCTTTACTTTTTGCAGCGTATTTTAAGGGGAAAGGTGTATACCCTGCTTTATCTGGGGGCTGTATTTCTAGGATGTATGGCAAAGCTGGAAACGGTGTGGGAATTTTCCGATATCTGGAACGGACTGATGGCACTTCCCAATATCATTGCCCTGATTTTCCTTATGAGAGAGGTAACTGTCCCGGGGAAAACAGAAAAACGGGCACAGAAAGGTTCCCGTCTGTAAATAGGGTGGGGGCCTGACGGAATATCCGTCAGACCCCCTTTATGATGAATTACTTGCAAGCAGTTTGTTAACAATCCCCAGTGTAGTATGAGACTATGCTCATGTAATCCTCTGGAGACGGAATATCCAATGAAAGATGAAGGCAATTTCTGTTTTCCCTGTACTTTTTAAGAAGCTGGTCCTGGATTTCGTACTGTTTGTTGATGTTTTCCTTTCGTCCATCCGGATAAAGCATATGGACCGGGTGATTGCACTCATTTACCGTCTGTAAAAAACTCCTCATATTCAAGATATTCAGTTTTATCATTACAATACCTCCATTGAAAAGACAGTGATCCTATGGTGAAAGCAATGATTTCCTAATAAAAGGATTGCCCTATCACCGTTACAGATATCATTATAGTGCAATCTTATTAAAATAAATATCTTATTTCTGCCCTTAAATATCACTATCCTGCCATTTGCGGCGGTATTCTAAGGGAGTACAGCCCATATATTCCCGAAATACTTTTCCAAAATAGCTGCTGCTGCCCAGTCCGCAGGCATGGCTTATGGAAGTGATCGGTTCCCTGCCATTAGCCAGCAGGTGACAGGCCATTTGTAACCGGTAGTTATTGATGTATTCCACCGGAGTCATGTGCAGGCAATCATGGAATGCCCGGAAGCACTCTCGTTCACTGGAAAAAGCGGCAGCAGCAATTTCTGAAATCGAAATTTTTTCCCCAAAATGCTCATGGACATATACCATCATGGTTTTTATTTTATCATTTGCTTTGCTGTGGTCCCCCTTTTCCTCCAGCAAGGGCCGTGATATGGCAAGAAGCCGGATCCATATATCTGACAACGTCTCCCTTAGTTTTACTTCATATCCAAAATCATTTTCAGAAAGATGAAACGATTCACGGATGTCATCTAAAATATTCGCCTGCACCGGGTCCTCAGGAGATAAAGGGATGATCTCCACCTGTGGGGCTGCAGTTATGGGAGTGACGTATTTTTGCTCGATCCTGCTACCGTGGTGCCCGGCGATGAATGAAGGGTCAAAAATATGCAGGAGTTGAATGTTTTTTTCCGATTCCGCCTGGGGCCTTGTCATATGCAGCACATTGGAATTGACCATACCACCGGAACCAGCAGGAAATATCATGGTACCTTTTGGTGTGCAATATTCCATTCTGCCGCTTTCCATGTAAAAAAGCTCCACGGTTTTATGCCAGTGCCATGGTACAAAGCGTCCCATAAACTGATCCAACTGGGAACAGGATGCAGTGTACGGAAAATCCGGCGTAAAGTCAGGGAATAATTCCTCTTTGCTTCCTGAATGAAATTCTATTCGATAAACGTTTTTCAAGGGTTTTCCCCCTTTCCCATTTTAATATAGAAGTTATAATCATATCATATACCCGAGCAAAATTCCACTGCTCTTATGGTGGCATGGATTGAAACACACCGGATCGGACAGGGATAGAAGAGACCGGATGAAAGCAAAAATTATCAAGAATTAATCTTCAATAGGGTATATAATGATCCTATGGTTCGGAAAGGAGCAGGTCTATGGATTATCATTTAAAGGTGCGGGATTCCTTAAAGTATATTGAGGAACATTTAAACAAAAGAATTGATCTTGACGATCTTGCAAAAAAAGCATATCTTTCGAAATATCATTATCATAGAATTTTTCACAAAGTGTCAGGGGAATCCGTGACCAGATATATCACCAGAAGGCGGATGGAGAAGGCCGCGGAAGAGCTTGCCCGAACCAATAAGCCAATCATTGATATCGCCCTGGAATATCAGTATGCATCCCAGGAATCTTTTTCAAGGGCATTTTTAAAGATTTATGGACTGACGCCGGGGAAATACCGAAGAAGAAATGGCGGCAGCTCCAATCCAGGAATCAATCTTAGCAACCGCATCAATAAAATTACGAATTTAGCCGCATAACAGGCTTGTGGAGGTGAATATGAACAATCTTATCCCTATGGTCATTGAACAGACAACCCGGGGGGAGCGCTCTTATGATATTTTTTCCAGGCTGCTGAATGACCGCATTATCATGCTTAACGGTACGGTGACCAATGAAACGGCAAGTCTGATTATGGCACAGATGCTGTTTTTGGAATCTGCAGACTGCACCAAGGATATCAACCTTTATATCAATAGTCCCGGCGGTTCCGTTACAGACGGGTTTGCGATTATGGATACCATGAACTACATCAAATGCGATGTCTCTACCATCAGCATCGGACAGTCGGGAAGTGCGGCTTCCCTGCTTCTGGCATCGGGGAAAAAGGGAAAGCGTTTTGCGTTAAAAAACAGTGAAATATTGATCCATCAGCCTTCCATATCCGGCGGACTCCAGGGACAGGCTACAGATATCAGGATCCACAGTGAATGGCTTGAAAGAACAAAGGAAAAGCTTCATGAGATATATAGCCGGCTTACCGGCCAGCCGCTTAATCGAATCCAGGAGGATATGGAACGGGATCATTATTTGACGGCAGAGGAAGCAAAGGATTATGGCTTAATCGATGAAATACTAAATCGCCAGAAGTAGTGCCGGAGCACTGGCGCAGTCAGGGCGTCTGCATATGGGCAATGGGAAAACGGGATAACAGGACGGATACAAAACAGGGGACGCAGCCGCAAAACGGCTGCCGTCCTCTGTTTCCTTTACACGCTGATATGGGGATTCGTTGCGGCCTGCCATTGTGCGCCGATGATTGATTGCCTTTTCATCCCTTCCTGTCAGTTCCCAGTGCCTTGGCGCTGGATATGGAATACCTGTAATGTGGGTTTCAAATTCTGCGGTATGATATGTAAGGGGAACTTGACATGCTTTCCATAATATGATACACTGAATGTAAAGTAAACATTACATAGAAAGGGATATTCATGAAAAATAGAATGAAAGAGCTGCGGGAAAAGCTTGGCATTACCCAGGAACAATTAGGTCAGCTTGTGGGTGCTTCCCGCCAGGCGATCCATGCATTGGAAACAGAAAAAAATGAACCTTCTATCTGGCTTGCTTATGATATCGCACAGGTATTTAAAGAGCCCATTGAACATGTGTTTTTATTTGAAGACAGTGAAAGGAAATCCCGTTCAGACTTAAGCAGAGGTGTAAAAAATGGCGTTGAGAGAGATAAGGACCTTTGATGATAATGAATTAAGGCTTAAAAGCAAGCCTGTGGAACAGGTTAATGACCGGATTCGGATGATTCTTGATGATATGGCAGAAACCTTACACAATACTCCCAATGGAGGAGCATTAGCAGCGAATCAGGTGGGAATCCTGAAAAGACTGGTGGTAATCGATCTTGGAGACGGCGTAAGAAAGCTTATTAATCCTGTGATCCTATGGTCAGAAGGCGAACAATTTGAACCTGAGGCCTGTTTAAGCTTTCCCGGCTTATGGGGTAAAGTCCGCCGCCCGAAATCAGTTGTTGTAAAAGCCCTTGATGAGAATGGCTGTGAAAGAAAAATAAAAGCATCTGATTTTATGGCAAAATGCCTTTGTCATGAAATCGACCACCTGGATGGGATTGTATTTACAGATATAGCAGAAGAAATGTACGAAATATAATTAATAGAAAAAATGGGGTTCGGATTCCTATTTTATCAGGAGG is a window of [Clostridium] saccharolyticum WM1 DNA encoding:
- a CDS encoding alanine/glycine:cation symporter family protein, with the protein product MIHGIHELVWGPWLLVLFLGTGVFFTVKSGFFQIRKFPFWWKQTIGSIQEEEAEDKGDVTKFQTACTALAATIGTGNIAGVATALTAGGPGALFWMWVSAAIGMMTGYAETMLGIRYRYRDRNGAWICGPMVYLERGLKLPVLGMIYSFLCIMVSLGMGSMVQSNSIAETLEYSFGISPVPVGILLTGIVFMVVLGGIARIAFVSERLIPISAGAYMLFSMVVIMSCYDRIPYIVQCIFQDAFRPVSVFSGAAGYQISKSLQYGVSRGVFSNEAGLGSMAVLHGAAEDTTPEQQGMWAMFEVFFDTILICTMTAFVILCMTEGDAAGSGYDGAALTAFCFSKRLGPIGEYVVSGAMLVFAFATIIAWYYLGRQAAVYLAESLKQRGSLYFLQRILRGKVYTLLYLGAVFLGCMAKLETVWEFSDIWNGLMALPNIIALIFLMREVTVPGKTEKRAQKGSRL
- a CDS encoding AraC family transcriptional regulator, producing the protein MKNVYRIEFHSGSKEELFPDFTPDFPYTASCSQLDQFMGRFVPWHWHKTVELFYMESGRMEYCTPKGTMIFPAGSGGMVNSNVLHMTRPQAESEKNIQLLHIFDPSFIAGHHGSRIEQKYVTPITAAPQVEIIPLSPEDPVQANILDDIRESFHLSENDFGYEVKLRETLSDIWIRLLAISRPLLEEKGDHSKANDKIKTMMVYVHEHFGEKISISEIAAAAFSSERECFRAFHDCLHMTPVEYINNYRLQMACHLLANGREPITSISHACGLGSSSYFGKVFREYMGCTPLEYRRKWQDSDI
- a CDS encoding helix-turn-helix transcriptional regulator is translated as MDYHLKVRDSLKYIEEHLNKRIDLDDLAKKAYLSKYHYHRIFHKVSGESVTRYITRRRMEKAAEELARTNKPIIDIALEYQYASQESFSRAFLKIYGLTPGKYRRRNGGSSNPGINLSNRINKITNLAA
- a CDS encoding ATP-dependent Clp protease proteolytic subunit, translating into MNNLIPMVIEQTTRGERSYDIFSRLLNDRIIMLNGTVTNETASLIMAQMLFLESADCTKDINLYINSPGGSVTDGFAIMDTMNYIKCDVSTISIGQSGSAASLLLASGKKGKRFALKNSEILIHQPSISGGLQGQATDIRIHSEWLERTKEKLHEIYSRLTGQPLNRIQEDMERDHYLTAEEAKDYGLIDEILNRQK
- a CDS encoding helix-turn-helix transcriptional regulator, with translation MKNRMKELREKLGITQEQLGQLVGASRQAIHALETEKNEPSIWLAYDIAQVFKEPIEHVFLFEDSERKSRSDLSRGVKNGVERDKDL
- the def gene encoding peptide deformylase, yielding MALREIRTFDDNELRLKSKPVEQVNDRIRMILDDMAETLHNTPNGGALAANQVGILKRLVVIDLGDGVRKLINPVILWSEGEQFEPEACLSFPGLWGKVRRPKSVVVKALDENGCERKIKASDFMAKCLCHEIDHLDGIVFTDIAEEMYEI